Proteins encoded together in one Candidatus Bathyarchaeota archaeon window:
- the purS gene encoding phosphoribosylformylglycinamidine synthase subunit PurS codes for MKPYRVRVEVSLKPGHSDPEGDATAEALRDLGYPVEGAKVSKVYTLMVKAYSREDAERLAEEVSRRLLANPTKDTYMVRVEEMG; via the coding sequence TTGAAGCCTTATAGGGTTAGGGTCGAGGTCTCGTTGAAGCCCGGCCACTCCGATCCTGAAGGCGATGCGACGGCTGAGGCCCTGAGAGACCTGGGCTACCCGGTTGAGGGGGCGAAGGTCAGCAAGGTTTACACCCTGATGGTAAAGGCATACTCCAGGGAAGATGCTGAGCGTTTGGCTGAAGAAGTTTCTCGCAGGCTCCTGGCAAACCCCACCAAAGATACATATATGGTACGGGTTGAGGAGATGGGATGA
- the purL gene encoding phosphoribosylformylglycinamidine synthase subunit PurL, protein MNPYVKVEVPFPLYEVKLVGAGEEVLERVSSEMGLALNLEEMKSIREHFTALNRDPTDVELQTIGQTWSEHCFHKTFKGEIILERGEKISSLFKAFIARATEELDPPWCISVFEDNAGIIAFEGDYGVAVKVETHNHPSAIEPFGGAATGTGGVIRDILGVWADPIACTDVLCFGPLNYDYDRLPPGVKHPRYIFKGVVAGIGHYGNNMGIPTVNGAVYFDESYTGNVVVYCGCIGLLPLRRFRKETRPGDIAVLVGGRTGRDGIHGVTFASTVLTEESEEESRPAVQIPNPIEEEKLSRALRQVRDEDLCSGVTDLGGGGLSSAVGETAHRFNLGVDIHLDRVPLKYSGLTPWEIWISESQERMLLTIPGENLDRVLEAFREEEVEATPIGAFNSTGRLRLYYRGYRVGELDVKFLFSPPRVRRRAAWRKPRYGGDGVPPEPRDLGEILESMLAMPNIASREDIVRTYDHEVKGNTVLKPLHGERGGPSDAAVLKPLDDSWRGLVISCGMNPLYGKLDPYWMAASAIDEALRNNTAVGGRRIALLDNFTWGNPERLEQLGSLVRACKACYRFAKGFRTPFISGKDSLYNESPLGPVTPTLLITAIGITPDVRRVVSLDLKSPGDSVYIVGATYEELGGSHYYVLRGVFDGEVPRVRMDVARRTMAALVRAIDSGCVRACHDPSEGGLAVAAAEMAFTGNLGLEMDLRLVPASQGPWRDDLLMFSESNSRFIVEVDKGCEGAFRACLGSVPHARVGVVSSDPVFSVKGLRGQSIVSVDLDRLYRSWRRGLKDWSR, encoded by the coding sequence ATGAACCCTTACGTCAAGGTGGAGGTGCCTTTCCCCCTTTACGAGGTTAAACTCGTCGGGGCAGGGGAAGAGGTCCTCGAGAGGGTCAGCTCGGAGATGGGCTTAGCCTTAAACTTGGAGGAGATGAAGAGCATAAGGGAGCATTTCACGGCTCTGAATAGGGATCCAACGGATGTGGAGCTTCAGACCATAGGGCAGACGTGGTCTGAGCATTGCTTCCACAAGACTTTCAAGGGTGAGATAATCCTCGAAAGGGGAGAGAAGATAAGCAGCTTGTTCAAGGCTTTCATAGCGAGGGCCACCGAGGAGCTCGACCCTCCCTGGTGCATCTCGGTATTTGAGGATAATGCAGGGATAATAGCCTTCGAAGGGGACTACGGAGTGGCGGTAAAGGTTGAAACCCATAATCACCCTTCGGCTATAGAGCCCTTCGGGGGCGCCGCAACGGGTACCGGTGGGGTGATCAGGGACATCCTAGGAGTCTGGGCGGACCCCATAGCATGCACCGACGTATTATGCTTCGGCCCCTTAAATTACGATTATGATAGGCTGCCCCCGGGAGTTAAGCATCCCCGATACATCTTCAAGGGCGTTGTGGCTGGGATCGGACACTATGGAAACAACATGGGCATACCCACCGTCAACGGGGCCGTCTACTTCGACGAGAGCTACACGGGGAACGTCGTCGTATACTGCGGCTGTATAGGGCTGCTCCCGCTTAGAAGGTTCAGGAAGGAGACCAGGCCGGGGGACATAGCGGTCCTAGTCGGAGGTAGGACGGGGAGGGATGGGATACATGGAGTAACCTTTGCGTCTACGGTGCTCACGGAGGAGTCAGAGGAGGAATCCAGACCCGCGGTTCAGATCCCCAACCCCATAGAGGAGGAGAAACTGTCAAGAGCTCTGAGACAGGTTAGAGATGAGGACCTGTGCTCAGGGGTAACCGACCTGGGCGGAGGCGGCCTCTCAAGCGCCGTGGGGGAGACCGCCCACAGGTTCAATCTAGGGGTGGATATCCACCTGGATAGGGTTCCCCTGAAGTATTCCGGGCTGACCCCATGGGAGATATGGATATCAGAATCCCAGGAGAGGATGCTGCTGACCATCCCAGGTGAAAACCTGGACAGGGTTTTGGAGGCCTTCAGGGAGGAGGAGGTCGAGGCCACGCCCATAGGCGCGTTCAACTCCACGGGCAGGCTAAGGCTGTATTATAGGGGATACAGGGTTGGAGAGTTGGACGTAAAGTTCCTCTTCTCGCCTCCAAGAGTGAGGCGTAGGGCCGCGTGGAGAAAGCCTAGATATGGAGGGGATGGAGTGCCTCCTGAGCCTAGGGATCTGGGCGAGATCCTGGAATCCATGCTGGCGATGCCCAACATCGCCAGTAGAGAAGATATAGTACGCACATATGATCATGAGGTTAAGGGTAACACCGTCTTGAAGCCCCTCCATGGGGAGAGGGGTGGACCGAGCGACGCGGCGGTCTTAAAGCCTCTAGATGATTCATGGCGTGGCTTAGTGATATCCTGCGGGATGAACCCCCTCTACGGTAAGTTGGATCCCTATTGGATGGCAGCCTCGGCCATTGACGAGGCCCTGAGGAACAACACGGCTGTAGGGGGGCGTAGGATAGCACTCCTGGACAACTTCACTTGGGGCAACCCTGAAAGGCTTGAGCAGCTAGGCTCCCTGGTGAGGGCCTGCAAGGCATGCTACAGGTTCGCCAAGGGGTTCAGGACACCCTTCATATCGGGTAAGGACAGCCTCTACAATGAGTCGCCCCTAGGACCCGTGACGCCCACCCTCCTCATAACGGCCATAGGTATCACGCCGGATGTCAGGCGAGTGGTTTCCCTCGACCTGAAGAGCCCCGGCGACTCCGTGTACATTGTGGGCGCGACTTATGAGGAGCTGGGGGGATCCCATTACTACGTGCTCAGAGGGGTTTTCGACGGAGAGGTGCCGAGGGTTAGGATGGATGTGGCTCGTAGAACTATGGCTGCCTTAGTGCGAGCCATAGATTCAGGGTGCGTCAGGGCATGCCACGACCCCTCTGAGGGGGGATTAGCTGTGGCGGCAGCTGAGATGGCGTTCACCGGGAATTTAGGTTTAGAGATGGATCTACGCCTGGTCCCTGCATCTCAGGGGCCTTGGAGGGATGACCTCCTCATGTTCTCCGAGTCGAACAGCCGATTCATAGTCGAGGTTGATAAGGGTTGCGAAGGGGCCTTCAGGGCGTGCCTCGGCTCCGTCCCCCATGCCCGTGTAGGGGTCGTCTCATCAGATCCTGTATTCTCCGTGAAGGGTTTGAGGGGGCAGTCCATCGTCTCGGTGGATTTGGATAGGCTCTACAGGTCCTGGAGGAGGGGGCTCAAGGATTGGAGCCGTTGA
- the purQ gene encoding phosphoribosylformylglycinamidine synthase I, protein MEPLKGVKVCIIRVGGTNCDAETRRALLDVGLDCEVLHLNRVARQGLEGYGALILPGGFSYGDYVRAGAIWARRLISKLDKDLKGFLEDEKPILGICNGFQVLVEAGLLPSFDGPGNPIERGPQAVLATNEPPGYRCRWVRLRVEDSRCIFTRGVPRGSILRVPVAHSEGRFAFPKEREGEYLEKLIKGGQLVLRYCLEDGSPAHGKYPYNPNGSLYDIAGICDPSGRVFGLMPHPERAYYGWQLPDWTKAGTPPPYGDGRLLFLALRSYLEKG, encoded by the coding sequence TTGGAGCCGTTGAAGGGAGTTAAGGTTTGTATAATCCGTGTAGGCGGAACCAATTGCGACGCCGAGACCAGGAGGGCCCTCTTGGATGTAGGGTTAGACTGCGAGGTCCTCCACCTCAACAGGGTCGCCAGGCAGGGGTTAGAGGGATACGGCGCCCTCATCCTCCCAGGCGGCTTCTCCTATGGGGACTATGTGAGGGCAGGGGCTATATGGGCTAGGAGGCTCATCTCGAAGCTGGATAAAGACCTAAAGGGGTTCCTCGAGGATGAGAAGCCCATACTCGGCATCTGCAACGGCTTCCAGGTCCTGGTGGAGGCGGGGCTACTCCCCTCCTTTGACGGCCCAGGAAACCCCATAGAAAGAGGCCCCCAGGCGGTTTTAGCCACCAATGAGCCTCCCGGTTATAGGTGTAGATGGGTGAGGCTGAGGGTTGAGGACTCGAGATGCATCTTCACCCGCGGCGTCCCCAGAGGATCAATCCTCAGGGTTCCGGTAGCCCACTCCGAGGGGAGGTTTGCATTCCCTAAGGAGAGGGAGGGAGAATACCTGGAGAAGCTTATAAAGGGTGGGCAGCTGGTATTACGCTACTGCTTGGAGGATGGAAGCCCTGCGCATGGGAAGTACCCATATAACCCTAACGGGTCCCTCTATGATATCGCGGGGATCTGCGATCCCTCAGGCAGGGTCTTCGGCTTGATGCCCCATCCGGAACGTGCATATTATGGATGGCAGCTCCCGGATTGGACCAAGGCAGGTACTCCGCCCCCCTACGGGGATGGCAGGCTCCTCTTCCTAGCCTTAAGATCCTATCTGGAGAAGGGCTAG
- a CDS encoding carbohydrate kinase family protein: MFDVIGFGALNLDKVYMVNRIAGSGEESFITGYYESCGGSAANTVAALARLGLSTGYIGKVASDREGLLLLEDFRENRVNVNGVSIADEGRSGVVMAFVDPEGERALYVDPGVNDTLTIGDIDLEYASSAKLIHLTSFVGDEPLKAQIELLKELSGKITVSLDPGEIYARKGEAIRPLLERTDILILNEVETRILTGLGFRKGAERLLGLGPKIVVVKLGCRGCYATDGNQSLRMEALKARVVDTTGAGDAFNAGFIYATLKGLSLAMRLRLASFTASKCIGEAGARRGLPTREEVETILKEWRSGG; encoded by the coding sequence ATGTTTGACGTAATAGGCTTCGGGGCGCTGAACCTAGACAAGGTTTACATGGTAAACAGGATAGCTGGATCAGGAGAGGAGAGCTTCATAACAGGCTACTACGAATCATGCGGCGGCTCAGCGGCCAACACGGTCGCGGCCCTGGCCAGGCTAGGCCTCTCCACAGGCTATATAGGGAAGGTAGCCAGCGATAGGGAGGGCCTCCTCCTCCTCGAAGATTTCAGGGAAAACCGTGTTAACGTCAACGGAGTCTCGATAGCCGATGAGGGGAGGAGCGGCGTAGTCATGGCCTTCGTAGACCCCGAGGGCGAGAGGGCCCTATACGTGGATCCAGGAGTAAACGACACCCTCACCATCGGCGACATCGACTTGGAGTATGCATCCTCCGCGAAACTCATCCATTTAACATCCTTCGTGGGGGATGAGCCTTTAAAGGCCCAGATCGAGCTCCTCAAGGAGCTCAGCGGTAAAATAACCGTGAGCCTGGACCCAGGCGAGATATATGCCAGAAAAGGGGAAGCTATAAGACCACTCCTGGAGAGGACTGATATCCTCATCCTCAACGAGGTGGAGACCCGTATACTAACCGGTTTGGGATTTCGGAAAGGGGCGGAGCGACTCTTAGGGCTCGGGCCGAAGATCGTCGTGGTGAAGCTTGGATGCAGAGGCTGCTACGCCACCGATGGTAATCAAAGCCTCCGCATGGAGGCCTTGAAGGCGAGGGTTGTAGATACGACCGGGGCTGGGGACGCCTTCAACGCAGGCTTCATATATGCGACCCTTAAAGGCCTAAGCCTAGCCATGCGCCTAAGGCTCGCCAGCTTCACTGCCTCCAAATGTATAGGAGAAGCGGGGGCTAGGAGGGGCCTACCCACGAGGGAAGAGGTGGAAACCATCCTCAAGGAATGGCGCAGCGGAGGCTAG
- a CDS encoding formylmethanofuran--tetrahydromethanopterin N-formyltransferase, with amino-acid sequence MIERVEDTYAEAFNGLYLRLMITADDEETVRKAAEDATATPSVVVGRIEGGVEAWLKPGETPDGRPGAIVQLWGRIDPSRPIEDSVKKLEIEASYRIRQDILVKPFTSLYDASMNPIGFIDMMERVGHCGDGYEWVEKRHGREVIIVPIMVPDFVVERRIGYGEGVMGANFWYLCSSKKAVKEAGTRILEAISRVEGVVTPFDICSAGSKPETNYPWIGPSTNHYYCPSLRNRLGPGSKVPEGVGYIPEVVINGVSLEAVKKAMRAGIEAALKVDGVVRVSAGNYQGKLGRHIIPLRELIE; translated from the coding sequence ATGATAGAGAGAGTGGAGGACACCTATGCAGAGGCCTTCAACGGCTTGTACCTGAGACTTATGATCACCGCGGACGACGAGGAGACAGTTAGGAAGGCTGCGGAGGATGCCACCGCCACACCCTCAGTCGTCGTGGGAAGGATCGAGGGTGGAGTTGAGGCTTGGCTTAAACCTGGTGAAACACCCGATGGAAGACCCGGAGCGATAGTCCAACTCTGGGGTAGGATAGACCCCTCAAGGCCCATAGAGGACTCCGTGAAGAAGCTTGAGATCGAAGCCTCCTATAGAATAAGGCAGGACATACTCGTAAAGCCCTTCACATCCCTATACGATGCATCGATGAACCCTATAGGCTTCATAGATATGATGGAGAGGGTAGGCCACTGCGGCGACGGCTACGAATGGGTGGAGAAGAGGCACGGCAGGGAGGTTATAATAGTACCCATAATGGTCCCAGACTTCGTAGTGGAGCGGCGGATAGGATACGGTGAGGGCGTAATGGGGGCCAACTTCTGGTATCTATGCTCCTCGAAGAAGGCAGTTAAGGAGGCGGGGACGAGGATCCTCGAGGCCATATCCCGGGTTGAAGGGGTTGTAACACCATTCGACATATGCTCAGCCGGCTCGAAACCTGAGACGAATTATCCATGGATAGGCCCATCCACAAATCATTACTACTGTCCATCCCTAAGGAATAGGCTTGGACCAGGATCGAAGGTTCCGGAAGGAGTCGGATACATCCCGGAAGTAGTGATAAACGGCGTCTCCCTGGAGGCAGTGAAGAAGGCTATGAGGGCGGGGATAGAGGCTGCCTTGAAGGTGGACGGGGTGGTCAGGGTATCTGCCGGCAACTACCAGGGAAAGCTTGGGAGACACATCATACCCTTAAGGGAGCTCATAGAATAG
- a CDS encoding amidophosphoribosyltransferase, with protein sequence MGCGVYGVIDCGREPILQHLYWGLKSLNHRGHQSHGFATYNGSLHTRRGLGLIPRIDMKGMEEWMAELPGHVGIGNTRYSTSGGLDKTNLLKDTQPIVAEAPPRSWVTISYNGNLVNALRLEREIQAKAGVRCSCDSMALCWKLLMELQEHGDLPEAVKACMAEVEGAYSVILLLPGGRLAAFKDPHGIRPLCAGSSPGGEVKAFSSESIGLDINGLNFEFEMNPGELVEAGGEGFTRIRLRDDERRLCAFEFAYFARPDSLLGERYVYEVREALGRNLAEEYHEILNRCDLIVSMPETADDAAFGMHEASGIRWERAIRRHRYVTERAFIMLSQERRTILNKKISILARRLSGKKIALIDDSIVRGDTMGEVIGRLRSSGAREIHVFVTFPRIVAPCFYGIDMATYGELIGASRTPEEVAEILQADSVNYQSIDSYVRATGLSRGELCTACITGSYPTPIAQEMADRMKELLESGGEERRRIYEEEAAMERGDAHG encoded by the coding sequence ATGGGATGCGGGGTATACGGCGTCATAGACTGTGGACGTGAACCCATACTCCAGCATCTATATTGGGGGTTAAAATCCCTAAATCATAGGGGCCACCAATCCCATGGATTCGCAACCTATAACGGGAGCCTCCACACCAGGAGGGGGTTGGGGCTCATCCCTAGAATAGACATGAAAGGTATGGAGGAGTGGATGGCTGAGCTCCCCGGCCACGTGGGGATTGGAAATACCCGTTATAGCACCTCTGGGGGCCTGGATAAAACCAACCTCCTAAAGGATACGCAGCCCATAGTGGCTGAGGCCCCTCCACGGAGTTGGGTCACAATATCCTACAATGGTAATCTTGTGAACGCCCTGAGATTGGAGAGGGAGATCCAAGCCAAGGCCGGTGTAAGATGCTCATGCGATTCGATGGCCCTATGCTGGAAGCTCCTCATGGAGCTCCAGGAGCATGGAGATCTACCTGAGGCCGTTAAGGCTTGTATGGCGGAGGTGGAGGGAGCATACTCAGTAATATTACTACTTCCGGGGGGGAGACTCGCAGCTTTCAAGGATCCCCATGGGATAAGACCCCTATGCGCCGGGTCGTCCCCTGGAGGCGAGGTTAAAGCTTTCTCCAGCGAGTCTATTGGACTCGATATAAACGGCTTAAACTTCGAGTTCGAGATGAATCCTGGAGAGCTCGTCGAGGCTGGAGGCGAAGGCTTCACCAGGATCCGCCTCCGCGATGATGAACGACGGCTGTGCGCTTTCGAGTTCGCATACTTCGCCAGACCTGACAGCCTACTCGGAGAAAGATATGTATATGAGGTACGAGAGGCCCTGGGGCGGAACCTTGCAGAAGAGTACCATGAGATCTTGAACAGGTGCGATCTAATAGTATCTATGCCTGAAACCGCCGACGACGCCGCGTTCGGGATGCATGAGGCCTCAGGTATACGCTGGGAGAGAGCTATCCGTAGACATCGATACGTAACTGAGAGGGCCTTCATAATGCTCTCCCAGGAGAGGCGTACAATACTGAATAAGAAGATCAGCATACTGGCCCGGAGACTATCCGGGAAAAAAATAGCCCTCATAGACGACAGCATAGTCCGGGGTGACACAATGGGAGAGGTTATAGGGAGGCTGAGGAGTTCGGGGGCCAGGGAGATCCACGTATTCGTAACCTTCCCAAGGATCGTAGCCCCCTGCTTCTACGGGATAGACATGGCCACGTACGGCGAGCTTATAGGGGCATCTCGCACTCCTGAGGAGGTAGCTGAGATCCTGCAGGCCGACTCTGTAAACTATCAGTCCATAGACTCGTATGTAAGGGCTACAGGCCTATCCAGAGGAGAGCTCTGCACCGCATGCATAACCGGGAGTTACCCAACGCCCATAGCCCAGGAGATGGCGGATAGAATGAAGGAGCTGCTGGAGAGCGGGGGTGAGGAACGCCGTAGAATATATGAGGAGGAGGCCGCCATGGAAAGGGGTGATGCCCATGGATAG
- a CDS encoding 4Fe-4S cluster-binding domain-containing protein, translating into MKDILYVSGPISGGLILSYKCTSRCRHCMYACSPKWDGDWISGKDMERVLTQLAGRIRGSPYGSGEVGINYGLHFTGGEPFLNFRLLLKAVEMADELGIPSTFVETNCFWCTDDEAARERLLELHKAGLNGILLSVNPFILEQVPFERAERASRIGREVFDGRVIMYQSFFYDQFKKLGIRGVLPFEEYLRRSPFGLHYAELLPMGRAVYQLGYLYEKAPAKYFFKESCREELTRGWHIHFDNYCNYIPGYCGGISLGDAREIDSLSQGVDLSDKPILDALSKRLGKLYELGLKEFNYEELSEGYVSKCHLCLDIRKHIAQQTGEFKELKPREFYYHLND; encoded by the coding sequence ATGAAGGATATATTATATGTGTCGGGGCCCATCTCGGGGGGCTTGATCCTCTCCTATAAGTGTACGAGTAGATGTAGGCACTGCATGTATGCCTGTTCTCCAAAGTGGGATGGCGACTGGATTTCGGGTAAAGATATGGAGAGAGTTTTAACCCAGCTGGCTGGCCGGATCAGGGGTAGTCCTTATGGCTCAGGGGAGGTCGGCATAAATTATGGCTTGCACTTTACAGGAGGGGAGCCGTTCCTGAACTTCCGCTTATTGCTTAAGGCCGTCGAAATGGCTGATGAGCTTGGAATCCCCTCAACTTTCGTGGAAACCAATTGTTTCTGGTGCACGGACGATGAGGCGGCTAGGGAGAGGCTTCTGGAGCTGCACAAAGCAGGATTGAACGGCATATTATTGAGTGTGAATCCATTCATACTGGAGCAGGTGCCGTTTGAGCGGGCTGAGAGAGCCTCTAGGATAGGCAGGGAGGTCTTCGATGGAAGAGTGATAATGTATCAGAGCTTCTTCTACGATCAATTCAAGAAGCTTGGCATTAGGGGCGTCTTACCTTTTGAGGAGTATCTGCGGAGATCGCCTTTCGGCCTACACTACGCAGAGCTGCTTCCAATGGGGCGGGCCGTCTATCAGCTAGGCTACTTATACGAGAAGGCTCCCGCGAAATATTTCTTCAAGGAATCATGTAGGGAGGAGTTGACGAGAGGATGGCATATTCACTTCGACAACTACTGCAACTACATACCTGGCTACTGCGGAGGCATCTCCCTGGGCGATGCAAGAGAGATCGACTCGCTGAGTCAAGGTGTAGACTTAAGCGACAAGCCCATCCTCGATGCCTTATCGAAGAGGTTAGGAAAGCTCTACGAGCTCGGCTTAAAAGAATTCAATTATGAGGAATTAAGTGAGGGATACGTTTCGAAATGTCATCTCTGCCTCGACATAAGAAAGCACATAGCTCAACAGACAGGCGAATTCAAGGAGCTTAAACCCAGAGAATTTTATTATCACTTAAACGATTAA
- a CDS encoding NDP-sugar synthase → MDNLDFKPENLRVIIPVGGLAKRLMPLTAETSKACVRLVNMPLISIAILGLARQGVRHFIFGVKGYRNYKDLFDLFGEGFGFSAKYGIHPRLHIKYQPNVEDYGSADSVRINVGYYDVRDPVFGVQGDNIFDLDLQELLDYHRERGGIATICLKRVGDVEGYGIAEVDEEMRIQRFVEKPSREEVPSNLANTGLYLFSPQIREVMESSEVQEIMARRGRLDFGYDFIPHLLETGHEVYGYIIEKGWYDVGSPERYLEAMYDLLRGRLEFLSDFGGRISVDERIWIQGESPESLARRREIIEMIRAGKIEVEEPVLIGRHCQIGEGVKISNSCIDNYTIIGEGAVIRDSAIMDRVRIGEGAEVSDSIIGRHTTVNSTHIQPTRISSVSAVGDDVQVDAGSILEKARIYPHLRLTRGEYRGEIRKT, encoded by the coding sequence ATGGATAACCTTGATTTTAAACCGGAGAATTTAAGGGTTATAATTCCTGTGGGAGGTTTAGCTAAGCGTCTCATGCCCCTCACAGCTGAGACATCCAAGGCCTGCGTGAGACTTGTGAACATGCCGCTGATCTCCATAGCCATCCTGGGATTGGCGAGGCAGGGCGTTAGGCATTTCATCTTCGGGGTTAAAGGCTACAGGAATTACAAGGATCTCTTCGACCTCTTCGGTGAAGGGTTCGGTTTCTCGGCTAAATATGGGATCCATCCCAGACTCCACATCAAATACCAGCCCAACGTGGAGGATTACGGCAGCGCCGACTCCGTGAGGATAAACGTGGGATACTACGACGTGAGGGATCCGGTTTTCGGCGTCCAGGGCGATAACATATTCGACCTGGATCTGCAGGAACTCCTGGACTACCATAGGGAGAGGGGTGGCATAGCAACTATATGCCTGAAGAGGGTCGGGGACGTGGAGGGCTACGGGATAGCCGAGGTGGACGAGGAGATGAGGATACAAAGGTTCGTGGAGAAGCCCTCCAGGGAGGAGGTCCCCTCAAACCTCGCCAACACGGGGCTATACCTCTTCTCTCCCCAAATCAGAGAAGTTATGGAGAGCTCGGAGGTGCAGGAAATAATGGCGAGGCGGGGCCGTCTAGATTTCGGCTACGACTTCATACCCCACCTACTCGAGACAGGGCATGAAGTCTACGGTTACATAATCGAGAAGGGATGGTACGATGTGGGCTCACCGGAGCGCTACTTGGAGGCCATGTACGACCTTTTGAGGGGCAGACTAGAATTCCTCAGCGACTTTGGAGGAAGAATATCAGTTGATGAGCGGATATGGATCCAAGGGGAAAGCCCTGAATCCCTCGCCAGGAGAAGAGAGATAATCGAGATGATAAGAGCTGGGAAGATCGAGGTGGAGGAGCCCGTCCTCATAGGGAGGCACTGCCAGATAGGGGAGGGGGTTAAAATATCTAATTCATGCATCGACAACTATACCATAATAGGGGAAGGCGCGGTCATAAGGGATTCGGCGATCATGGACAGGGTAAGGATAGGTGAGGGAGCAGAGGTCTCAGATAGCATTATCGGAAGGCATACAACCGTAAATTCCACGCATATCCAACCTACACGTATATCCTCTGTCTCCGCGGTAGGCGACGATGTACAGGTAGATGCGGGATCCATATTGGAGAAGGCCAGGATATATCCCCATTTAAGGCTGACCCGAGGCGAATACCGCGGTGAGATCCGAAAAACCTAA
- a CDS encoding glycosyltransferase family 4 protein — MRVAILSWESLYTIKVGGLAVAATRFAEELAKTGCEVHFFTRRAMGQPEYMYINGVHYHTCLFDPGENSLAFAYNMSISMVKCLHEVERYKGRFDLVHGHDWLIVDALHKLKSEGYPIVLSFHSTEYGRHGGVFGDWWEFKEISGKEWYGGYIADRVTTVSHHMKNELNWLYRIPLEKIDVIPNGIDPDNFKLNVDPGRIKEKYGIHPLAPAVLFAGRLVYQKGPDLLVEAAPKILDNRWDVKFIFAGEGDMKDYLKRRARELGVAHSTIFLGYVPHWEYLELLNSCDILCFPSRNEPFGIVLLEAWAAGKPVVASDVGGLGENIENFIDGVKVYVNPESVAWGINHLLNSPEAMRKVAEGGAIKVKNFDWRILARKLKNTYLSVLEKSR, encoded by the coding sequence TTGAGGGTTGCTATCCTATCATGGGAATCTCTGTACACGATAAAGGTTGGAGGGCTTGCAGTAGCTGCAACGAGGTTTGCTGAGGAATTGGCTAAGACAGGATGTGAAGTCCACTTTTTCACTAGGAGGGCGATGGGTCAGCCGGAATATATGTACATAAACGGGGTTCATTACCATACCTGTCTGTTTGATCCCGGTGAGAACAGTCTAGCCTTCGCCTATAATATGTCTATTTCTATGGTTAAATGTCTGCATGAAGTTGAGAGGTATAAGGGTAGGTTCGACTTGGTTCATGGCCACGACTGGCTCATCGTGGACGCCTTACATAAGTTGAAGAGCGAGGGATATCCTATAGTACTTTCTTTCCACTCTACGGAGTACGGCCGCCACGGCGGGGTCTTCGGCGACTGGTGGGAGTTCAAAGAGATCTCGGGTAAAGAGTGGTACGGGGGATATATCGCTGACAGGGTTACCACCGTATCCCACCATATGAAGAATGAGCTGAACTGGCTGTATCGGATACCCCTGGAGAAGATCGACGTCATCCCGAACGGGATAGATCCGGATAACTTCAAGTTGAATGTAGATCCCGGGAGGATAAAGGAGAAGTACGGTATACATCCATTGGCCCCCGCCGTCTTATTCGCAGGTAGGCTGGTATACCAGAAGGGCCCAGACCTCCTTGTGGAGGCAGCGCCCAAGATCCTTGATAACCGTTGGGATGTAAAGTTCATCTTCGCGGGAGAAGGCGATATGAAGGACTACTTGAAGAGAAGGGCGAGAGAATTAGGGGTTGCCCATTCGACGATCTTCTTAGGATACGTGCCCCACTGGGAATACCTGGAGCTCCTCAATTCCTGCGACATCCTATGCTTCCCCAGTAGGAACGAGCCCTTCGGGATAGTCCTATTGGAGGCTTGGGCGGCTGGAAAGCCTGTTGTAGCCTCAGATGTAGGTGGTCTGGGCGAGAATATTGAGAATTTCATCGACGGGGTGAAGGTATACGTTAACCCAGAGTCCGTGGCTTGGGGAATAAACCACCTCTTAAACTCGCCTGAAGCTATGAGGAAAGTGGCTGAAGGGGGGGCAATAAAGGTTAAAAACTTCGATTGGCGGATCCTTGCAAGGAAATTAAAGAATACATATTTATCTGTTTTGGAAAAGAGCCGCTGA